The following is a genomic window from Solanum lycopersicum chromosome 6, SLM_r2.1.
ttagcaatataaaataacataaaatgaaaattactTCTTATGTAcaaattatatagaaaattttgtATGTAAATAGATACGttgtatataattatgtaaaaaatttcatattaaatttataatcaattagAAACACATTAAGGATGAgcaattaactaattactagtccaaattatatttcatcaattttatcgAACTCTCAGTAAAAAATTACTTCTCCAAAGCTGCTTGTGAACGATTTTTTGACAcgtttcatttcaaattttataagaAGCAATTTTTTACTGGGAGTTcgataaaattgatgaaatataatTTGGACCAGTAATTAGTTAATTGCTTCATTCTTCATGTGTTTctaattgattataaatttactatgaaaatttttacataattatatacatCGTATCTATTTTACATACAAAATTGTATGTATTATATGAACAAGTTAGTAATAATGAGTTTCAatggattcattgaatttttttgttggttGCACACAAAGATAATAATGAATTGTTTGAGGGCTGAATTTTTCGTTGACtaattcttttagttttttgaACAAAATGGTATCCCAAACATAAAATCTGCGACAATTGTActgtattttcattttttctttggtcatttgttttctatttttgaactattttgtATTCCTTATCGAAAAGGATATCATAAATGTAATGTTTTTTTGTTAGTGTTTGATCTGAATACAATTTCTATGTTcgtttaaaatacatatatgttgGCTGTCATATTATAAAATTGTGATGCACAGAATACAATTTTGTTCAAAATAAGATAAGAGCCTcattgtaaataaatattattttaacttagatacaaatacaaatatgcTGATTGTCGTAGCATAGAAttaaaatggagaaaaatacatttttgttATGTTAGAATTTTGTTGGCAGTCATAGCATACAATTGAAATAGGAAAAATACAGTTTTGTTCAAAACATGATACAAGTAGCAttgtaaatacatatattttaacttgaattaaaaaatacagttttttttaaatacaattttGTTCGATCTAAATTTGAATGGAAAGTGAAcacataatatacaaaaattgttGGTATAGAATTatgataaaaacataataaaaaagaaatacaaacttGTTCAGATTGAAAATTGAGTTTGAAATAAAAAGTgagattgaaatacaaaatgGGCACAATAATACTCACTTCAATTGTAATACAAATGTGACTTTGTTATACCATTAcgatgaattaaaataaaaagaaataaaaacttaTATGTATACAATGTGACACTGGAATACAAAATgagcaaaataaaaatacaaaatttgttgtCATTTAATTTGTGTTGTGAGTGGTTGATGATTGTGAGGTCGGTGGTAAGAAACACCAACAATGCCACCATTCTGCCGACACTGGTTAGTAGCAATGGTCAACCACGTATATGCTTAAATTTAGAAATTGATGATTAAATGGGATAACTCTTGTAATCCTTTTGAAAGCCATTATAGAGGATCTATAAGGTTTTCATTATCCAAAACAGTAATCAAAATTGGAGAACTTAGTAAGcaactaaacaaataattttttgaaagatttaaataaaaacaaaagaggTTAACAAACCTAAAAGCCGGATAAAGATGCATACCTTAATCAATGAAATTCTTTTGAATATTATAGATTATGTCATTGGATagtgatttagagtttatcaaATCCTAAATGTGATTTCAACTACAAACAACAATTTtgaacatttaaataaaaataaaatcataaacgAATAAAGATGCATTCCTTAATCAAATGGATTGTGTGAAtatctttataatatatagtattcAATttctgaaacaaaaaaaaaatgcaagaaaGAGAGAGACATGTTTGAAATGGAAAACATGAGAAGAATTGAAAGATGGAAATatgtgagagagagaaaaaaatattttttttaacctatgagagaatttattgaaaaatgtGTAATTAAGGTGAAATAAAATGGAAAGTAAATTAGGATACACAAACTTCTTTAAActaatgacattttttttttatatttttactaatatggAGTTTTTTCTACTAAATATGGTAGATCTTTTTGACTACTTTGCTAATTTACCCTTTCTAATTAGGGAAAATTACGCAactatttatactatttaattactcatcatagctttagtttgctataattaccactttcaactaatattatacattaattacgtggactgacttcgagtttgtatatgtataattcgccaagatatacaaatacatatgtataatatacaattatttaacctatatacatatacaattcgcCTTTCTCACACTCTTTGTCCTcactcgctcgcctctctcctccctctctcaatctcgctcgcctctctcctccctctctcaatctcgcttgccatatatacaaatgtatatgtataatatacaattatatacatatacaattcacctctctcccactctgcCCTCTTTCCTCAATCTCTCaatctcgatcgtctctctccttcctcttccagtctcgctcgcctcttctccctctcccagtctctcttgccatatatacaaatacatatgtataatatacaataatttaacctatatatatatatatatatatatatatatataattcacctttctcccactcttttctcctctctcgcctctctcctctgtCTCCCAATCTCTCACATTTCTCCTCCATATAGCATGTagctataaattataattatcaaattatatggagagtaattaattatttttaagtggctatacGTGAAATTTTCCAACAAGGCAAAAGGAGCCCGGCCCAAACAGCGAACATGGTATATATGTGTTGTGCATCGCCAACTCTAGGGTTTTGATCCGTCTCCCGCAAAAATGGTATGCTCAATCCTCTATGGTTCCAGTTCCGTACCTTCTTCACAAGTATTGACATTGATTATTGTTTCTGTGTAGGCTCCAAAGAAGGGTGTTGCAGTAGCAGCAAAGAAGAAGGCGGAGAAGACGTCGAAGGTGGTGAATCCACTGTTCGAGAAGCGGCCAAAACAGTTTGGTATCGGTGGGGCTCTGCCACCGAAGAAGGATGTAACAAGGAACGTGAGATGGCCTCGGAATGTTACCCTCCAAAGGAAGAAGAGGATTCTCAAGATGCGATTGAAGGTCCCTCCTGCTCTCAACCAGTTCACCAAAACCCTAGATAAGAATCTAGGTCAGTATACTATTGTAACCTTATATCCTCTTGCTTTTTGGTGAAAGTTGGTTGCTGTAGTTTTGCAACATTAATGTCCATTTCCTTATATTTGCACCTTCAAGGTAAATCTCTGGCATCGATGTTTAGTACACGAGCTACTTCCTTTCATTATACAAGTATGTTTTATGGTGCATGTTATTAACTGGAACTTACCAGAATTGGTGTCATGAGTAGCGAAGCAATTATAATGAATGGAGTATCTTGTTGGAGCTGTAATGTGTTCCCCTAGATGTCAGAACTATGCCTCATTGTGTACTTGAAGATGGTTGAGTGAGTGGTTGTTTGTGCTTGACTTGTGGGTTTTTATGATTCCAATTTTATCATGTCAGTGAAAGTTTGCAAAAACATAGGCTTTTTTGCTAAGTGAGcaatatggatttcatttcCAGGCTCACACCTCTGGAACTGTTGCTGGTGGTTTATTTTATAGTTCATAACCAAGTGGTTGACTCTGAGCTACTATTGTCCttttttagaataaattttttgtttggatAGTTCAGAAACTACTACTATCTGTCAttgttgaataataaattttacatattcTTAGTTCATTTCTGGcaaaatatattgttttggGAAAATGTAGTACTTTGTAATGTTTTATTAAGCTGCTGCCATGTAACCATTATGTCTTCCCACTTTTCCTGTATACCAAGATTGATAGTATTGTTTATTAGCTCTCAACTCATCTTCTGTATTGTTTACTTGCATGAGCTGTTTTATGTCAGTGATACTGATTTGAATTTTTCCATTGTCTTTGCCCTTTGAACATGTCAGCTACCAACCTTTTCAAGATGCTTCTTAAGTACAGGCCTGAGGACAAAGCTGCAAAGAAGGAGCGTCTTGTTAAAAGGGTTCAAGCTGAAGCTGAAGGAAAAACACCTGAAACAAAGAAACCCATTATTGTGAAGTATGGCCTTAAGCATATCACTTACCTTATTGAGCAGGTTTGTTTTGGTCTTGCGAATTCTATCATACTTTCTCAAGCACACAGTTTTTCATCTTTATAGTAACCATTTTCCATTGATGTCCTTTCAGAACAAAGCTCAACTAGTAGTGATTGCTCATGATGTGGACCCAATAGAGTTGGTTGTCTGGCTGCCTGCACTATGCAGAAAGATGGAAATTCCTTACTGCATTGTGAAGGGGAAAGCACGTTTAGGATCTGTAAGTACTATTAAGTCTGTTTTCTTAATGCTTCCCAACAGATTAGATACTGATATTGATGACTGCACAGATCGTGCATAAGAAAACTGCTTCAGCCTTGTGTTTGACAACCGTGAAGAATGAAGACAAAATGGAGTTCAGCAGAGTTTTGGAGGCAATTAAGGTATCTCGGCTGAGTTTTGTTTGCATTTTGACTTAATGCTCTTCTAGGATTTCTCttgatgtttttttatttcagGCCAACTTCAATGACAAGTATGAAGAGAACAGGAAGAAGTGGGGTGGTGGTATCATGGGCTCCAAGTCACAGGCCAGGACCAAGGCCAAAGAGAGAGTTCTTGCTAAGGAAGCTGCCCAGAGGTTGAACTAAGAGCTTGCTGTGATATATACACTGCTATTGGATTCAAGATCAACTCCAATTTTTGTGTTTGGTTCACATGCTCGACAATGTTAGAGATATTAGTTCGATAAGTTCCACCATTATGTTTGCCTTTTGCAGATTATTGCTCTGTCGGAgcttaaaattaaaactttttgacGTTCTTGTTAGATGTTTTGTTGAGTGTTTTTTATGGCTGTGAATCGCTCAGTTATTCAAGTATCCATGCTTTTACTGCTTAATCTTTGCTAATTTAGTGCAAACTCTAGTTTAGGAATTACTGCCTTCCTGCTATCCTGGTTTGGCAAACGTTCACCAATTGTTCTATGCTGTTATTTTTCCCACCAATCTACATGCCATGTCAATTATTCTTTCCCTAGAGTCCATTGTTCTTGGGGCATTCATGAGACAGCCTAGAGGATTTTCTCCTTCTTCAATAGGGTTGAACCAAGGGGATCGGCTATCACCAACTTTATTCATTCTGGCGCAAAAGTTATGTCAAGAGCCTCGAATGTTTCACTACAGAAAGagttcaaaatttttgagatgTTTTCACTAAGGCTCTTGAAAGAGGTCCTCATGCACATCTTATGTCCAAACTAGAAATGAAAGACATTTTCATAGCTTACCTTGAAGGATGgtgtaaaagtaaaattatgtaaatgtgtAAGTGTGCGCCGATGATGTTGCTCACATTATAGATAATGGTGTGCATCACACAATTGATTGTGTAATTAAGCCAAGTTGGTTAAATGGTTTATTATGATTAGTTATAAACAGTTAG
Proteins encoded in this region:
- the LOC101256978 gene encoding large ribosomal subunit protein eL8z, producing the protein MAPKKGVAVAAKKKAEKTSKVVNPLFEKRPKQFGIGGALPPKKDVTRNVRWPRNVTLQRKKRILKMRLKVPPALNQFTKTLDKNLATNLFKMLLKYRPEDKAAKKERLVKRVQAEAEGKTPETKKPIIVKYGLKHITYLIEQNKAQLVVIAHDVDPIELVVWLPALCRKMEIPYCIVKGKARLGSIVHKKTASALCLTTVKNEDKMEFSRVLEAIKANFNDKYEENRKKWGGGIMGSKSQARTKAKERVLAKEAAQRLN